The nucleotide sequence GGCGGGCAGGAGCGCCGGGGCGTCCTCCCCGGGAGGGGCCGGCCCGGCCTCCTCCTTTCGGTGGTCCTCTTCTCCGGGCTTGCCGGGTGCGGCTACGTGGGAGGGGGATCCCCCGCCTTCGACCTCACGCGCATCGCGCTCTCTGCTCGCGACGAGGTGACGGCCCGGGCCGATCTGCGGCCGGCCCTCCTGAGCGCCCTGGCCGCCCGATTCGCCGAGGACGGCCGGATCCAGGTGGTGGCGCCGGGCCAGGCACAGGCCACCCTGGAGAGCCGGGTGGTCGGCCTGGCGAGTGAACCCGTCGCCTTCGACCCGGGGGACGTGGCCCGCCGCTTCCGGGTCGTCC is from Candidatus Methylomirabilis sp. and encodes:
- the lptE gene encoding LPS assembly lipoprotein LptE gives rise to the protein MVLFSGLAGCGYVGGGSPAFDLTRIALSARDEVTARADLRPALLSALAARFAEDGRIQVVAPGQAQATLESRVVGLASEPVAFDPGDVARRFRVVLTLEVTLREQTGDGMLLRQTVRGEAYYSAPVGITGTRAAEEEGLRRAVGEAAGRVALLLLEGF